In the genome of Candidatus Obscuribacterales bacterium, the window TAGTTTTGACCGGGTCAACAAGGCCGGCGCAAAGTTTGACTGGGATAAGCTCAACTGGCTGAACAGTCAATATCTCCACGCCATGCCCAGTGAAGACTTGGTGCAGGGTCTGGTGCCCTACTGGCAACAGGCAGGCTACGCCGTCGATCTGGCAGGCGATCGCCCTTGGTTAGAGCAAGTCGCCACTCTGGTGGGGCAAAGCCTCGTCCGTTTCAGCGACGCCACCGACATGACCCGCTACCTGTTTGATGCTGAGCTACCCCACGACGAGGAAGCGATCGCCCAGCTCCAGCAAGCAGGTGTGGCCGATCTGCTAGCAGCGGTGCAAACCTTATTGGCAGAGCAAACCGACCCCCTCACCGAAGACAGCGCCAAAGATATCGTCAAGCAAGCCACCAAGGCCGCTGGGGTGAAAAAAGGATTGGTAATGCGATCGCTGCGGGCGGCCCTCACCTGCGCCATGCATGGCCCCGACCTGATCCAGTCTTGGGTGTTGCTCCATGCCAAAGGTGTCGATCAACCTCGGTTAACCGCAGCCCTAGCGATCGCCCAGGCTGGGTAGTCTGACGTCCACCTGCGGGTTGGCTAAGATAGCGGCATGGAACATTTCGGCAGGTCTGACCATCGTGGTCAAGGAGCCTCGTTCCAGCCCGTCGTCATTCTCCACCCGCCTATGCACCCCCGCCCTATCCTCACCCTCGGCGCGATCGCTGCCCTCATGCCTCTGTGGGTATCCTCAGGAGCGATCGCCCAGTCTCGCCCCAATCCTGTGGTCTACAGTTCCGGCGTCACCCTGTTTGAAGACATCACCCTCACCCCCAATTTCACCCCCAACCCCGCCACGGTTCGGGGGCTGAGCGGTGGTAGTCGGGCAGCAAGCGATATGGTTCAAAGTACCCAAAGCCCCACGGGTCTATGCAACGGCTTCATCAACGACCAGCCCGACCACACCATGGTGCTCACCCAGCCATTTCCCTACCTCAGCCTGCAAGTGCAGAGCCGGCAAGACACAACCCTGATCGTCCGCGATCAAGATGGCAATACCTGGTGCAACGATAATTACCAAACCTTCAGCCCCGCCATCATTGGCGAATGGGCGGCAGGCACCTATCGCATCTGGGTAGGCGGCATCTCACCCCGTCAGTCTGCTCCCTACGTGATTACCTTGAGCGAAACACCGGAGACCGCCGCCAATCCTGGAAACCCACCCACCATCCCGCAACTTCAGCGCTAATCAACTCATTCTTCTCGATGCTCACCTTCAAGTAGAGTGCTGCTGCAAACACTCAAAACTGGCTGCCCAACACCATCCCCGCCAGTAGCCAAAATCCTAGGCTCACATTCTGGCGAAACACCTTGCCATAGAGCGACGGATGGGGCTTCGTGCGGCGCAGCTCCCAGTAGTGCCAGGTCCACACTGGCAGGGACAAAGCCCAGGTGATCCAGAACAAAACGCCCAAAGACAGCATCCAGCCTGTGATCCCCAGCAGTACAGCCGCGCCAGCAAAACAGATGCCCACCGCTGCCGCTGCCCGCGATCCAAAAAACAGGGCACTCGATCGCACCCCAATCCGCCGGTCATCCTCCCGATCCGCCATGGCATAAACCGTATCAAAGCCCAGCGTCCACAGCACCGTAGCCCCCCACAGGGGCCACACCGCCGACTCCAGCCCCGCCGTCACCGCACTCCAGCTAATCAACACCGCAAAGCCCCAGGCAATGGACAACACCAATTGGGGAATGGGAAACACTCGCTTGGCAGAAGGGTAGAGCAAAATGACCGGCACCGCCGCCACACATAGCCAAAAGCTAAACGGATTCAGGTACAGCGATAGACCCCAAGCGCAGACAAGCGACACCAGCAAAACCCCGATGCCGGTTTGAATCGACAGGGCACGGGACGCTAGGGGGCGATCGCGCGTTCGGCTTACCTTCGGGTCAATATTGCGATCCCAGAGATCATTGACCACACAGCCCGCCGCGCTGGTGGCCAAGCTACCCAGAATAATCACCCCCACCAACGGCCAAGGTGGCAATTGCCCCGGAACTTGACGATGGGCTGCCAGCACCACCGCCCACAGAGCTGGAATCATCAAGATCAGGCGGCCGGTGGGTTTATCCCAGCGCA includes:
- a CDS encoding 4-hydroxybenzoate solanesyltransferase, which codes for MLTQQSPSNEPRWKAILRLLRWDKPTGRLILMIPALWAVVLAAHRQVPGQLPPWPLVGVIILGSLATSAAGCVVNDLWDRNIDPKVSRTRDRPLASRALSIQTGIGVLLVSLVCAWGLSLYLNPFSFWLCVAAVPVILLYPSAKRVFPIPQLVLSIAWGFAVLISWSAVTAGLESAVWPLWGATVLWTLGFDTVYAMADREDDRRIGVRSSALFFGSRAAAAVGICFAGAAVLLGITGWMLSLGVLFWITWALSLPVWTWHYWELRRTKPHPSLYGKVFRQNVSLGFWLLAGMVLGSQF